Proteins from one Pseudoalteromonas undina genomic window:
- the cysQ gene encoding 3'(2'),5'-bisphosphate nucleotidase CysQ, whose product MNKLLEPCIELAQSAGDAIMSLYKKDDIGQQEKSDNTPVTKADLAANDVLVAGLNALAPDIPIMSEETPIPALQDRQHWQRYWLLDPMDGTGEFILESGDFAVNIALIENNHPVLGVIHWPAKGVTYYATAKNGAFKREGEHDKQIFVAPPESLTLAVSRRQKIEAVSQYLNAQFATVALGSCSLKACIVAEGKADCFLRIGPTGEWDTGASQVIVEEAGGCITDAEFNPLTYNQRESTENPDFIVMGHPDWEWQKMINPHQRLL is encoded by the coding sequence ATGAATAAACTTCTAGAGCCATGTATTGAGCTTGCGCAAAGTGCAGGGGATGCCATTATGTCTTTGTATAAAAAAGACGATATTGGTCAGCAAGAAAAATCAGATAATACGCCAGTAACAAAAGCAGATTTAGCTGCAAATGATGTGCTCGTGGCGGGTTTAAATGCGCTTGCTCCTGACATTCCAATTATGTCAGAAGAAACCCCCATTCCAGCGTTGCAAGATAGACAACACTGGCAACGTTATTGGTTGCTTGACCCAATGGATGGCACCGGTGAATTTATACTCGAAAGTGGTGACTTTGCCGTTAATATTGCATTGATAGAAAATAATCACCCAGTGTTGGGGGTTATTCATTGGCCAGCAAAGGGCGTGACCTATTATGCAACGGCTAAAAATGGGGCATTTAAGCGTGAAGGTGAGCACGATAAACAAATATTTGTAGCACCGCCCGAGAGTTTAACTTTGGCTGTAAGCCGCCGGCAAAAAATAGAAGCAGTTAGTCAGTATCTAAATGCGCAATTTGCAACGGTGGCTTTAGGTTCGTGTTCACTTAAGGCGTGTATTGTTGCTGAGGGTAAAGCAGATTGTTTTTTAAGAATAGGTCCTACAGGTGAATGGGATACGGGTGCATCGCAGGTTATTGTTGAAGAAGCAGGTGGCTGTATTACCGACGCTGAATTTAATCCTTTAACGTATAACCAAAGAGAAAGTACAGAAAATCCAGATTTTATTGTTATGGGTCATCCCGACTGGGAGTGGCAAAAAATGATAAATCCACATCAGCGATTACTGTAA
- the nudE gene encoding ADP compounds hydrolase NudE, which produces MTQKKHPTPPQILSNNVVAKSRLFTVESLELKFSNDEERQYERIRGGGRGAVMIVPMTTENELLLVREYCAGTNDYQLGFPKGLIDPGETPEQAANRELKEEIGFGAEYFKPLKTVTMAPSYFNATMHILFAKNLYPETLLGDEPEPLVVVKWPLSQWQSLLEQPDFTEARSVAALLLLDKYLASGDINE; this is translated from the coding sequence AATAATGTTGTCGCTAAAAGTCGCTTATTTACTGTGGAGTCTTTAGAACTAAAATTTTCAAATGACGAAGAGCGTCAGTATGAACGAATTCGCGGCGGTGGCCGTGGAGCCGTTATGATTGTACCTATGACCACTGAAAATGAGTTATTACTGGTTCGTGAGTATTGTGCAGGCACCAATGACTATCAGTTAGGGTTTCCCAAAGGGCTGATTGACCCAGGTGAAACGCCTGAACAGGCTGCAAACAGAGAGCTCAAAGAAGAAATTGGCTTTGGCGCTGAATACTTTAAACCGCTTAAAACGGTCACTATGGCACCGAGCTATTTTAACGCAACCATGCATATTTTGTTTGCTAAAAATTTATATCCTGAAACCTTATTAGGCGATGAGCCTGAGCCCTTAGTGGTGGTGAAATGGCCACTTTCACAGTGGCAGTCGTTATTAGAACAACCTGACTTTACTGAAGCACGTAGTGTTGCGGCTCTGCTATTATTAGATAAGTATTTAGCCTCAGGAGACATTAATGAATAA
- a CDS encoding YifB family Mg chelatase-like AAA ATPase translates to MSLARIFSRAQVGINAPEVMVEVHLGNGLPAFHIVGLPEASVKEAKDRVRSALENSQFGFPDQRITVNLAPADLPKDGGRFDLAIAVGILVASGQIVCPDIHKYEFYGELALNGEIRAVNAILPSVLGAKEQNRCCFLPLENDSLASLVSGVKRKAVSSIQEVWGDLLNQQPLPLNIAYPDCTQAPDFLLDLSDVKGQPGAKRVLEIAAAGGHNLLFLGPPGTGKSMLAQRMATIMPTMSDDEAIDTAALYSIIGHSIDLTNWRQRPFRNPHHTCSAVALVGGSSNPKPGEISLAHNGVLFLDELPEFERKVLDSLREPMETGTVTISRAARQMEFPAQFQLIAALNPSPTGCHHDKRATPDQVMRYLSRVSGPFIDRIDLQIELPRLSSVELQGTTTEETSAEVRARVEAAYAVQLKRQGKVNARLNNKEMNLHCELPPAELQFLARASEKLALSPRSYHRVIKVARTISDLKGAPQISLNELKEALNYRAFERLLSQLTQH, encoded by the coding sequence ATGTCGTTAGCCCGTATATTTTCTCGCGCGCAGGTGGGGATAAACGCCCCCGAGGTGATGGTTGAAGTACATTTAGGGAATGGTTTACCCGCCTTTCATATCGTCGGCTTACCCGAAGCATCGGTTAAAGAGGCCAAGGATAGAGTGCGTAGTGCTCTTGAAAACTCGCAATTTGGATTTCCCGATCAACGTATTACCGTTAATTTAGCGCCTGCCGATCTTCCTAAAGATGGTGGGCGATTTGACCTTGCGATTGCGGTAGGTATTTTGGTCGCATCGGGGCAAATAGTCTGCCCTGATATTCATAAGTATGAATTTTACGGTGAGCTTGCACTTAATGGTGAAATACGTGCTGTAAATGCCATTTTGCCTTCAGTGCTTGGTGCCAAAGAGCAAAATCGTTGCTGTTTTTTGCCTCTTGAAAATGACAGTTTGGCCAGCCTTGTCAGTGGTGTAAAGCGAAAAGCCGTCAGTTCTATACAAGAGGTGTGGGGAGACTTACTCAATCAACAACCTTTACCACTCAATATTGCCTACCCTGATTGCACCCAAGCGCCAGATTTTTTACTCGATTTAAGCGATGTAAAGGGCCAGCCTGGTGCAAAGCGTGTATTAGAAATTGCCGCTGCTGGTGGGCATAACTTATTGTTTTTAGGTCCACCAGGAACCGGAAAATCAATGCTTGCACAACGAATGGCCACCATAATGCCAACCATGTCTGATGATGAAGCCATTGATACTGCTGCTTTATATTCAATTATTGGCCACTCAATTGATTTAACCAATTGGCGTCAGCGACCGTTTCGTAACCCGCACCACACTTGTTCTGCAGTAGCGCTGGTGGGTGGCTCGTCTAACCCTAAACCCGGTGAAATATCGTTAGCGCATAATGGTGTGTTGTTTTTAGATGAGCTCCCTGAATTTGAGCGTAAAGTGCTAGACTCGCTACGCGAGCCAATGGAAACCGGAACAGTGACGATTTCGCGCGCGGCCAGACAAATGGAATTTCCAGCGCAGTTTCAGCTTATTGCAGCACTTAATCCCAGTCCGACAGGGTGTCATCATGATAAACGGGCGACACCCGATCAGGTGATGCGCTATTTATCGCGAGTATCGGGGCCGTTTATTGACAGAATTGATTTGCAAATTGAACTACCAAGGTTGAGCAGCGTGGAGCTACAAGGTACAACTACAGAAGAAACCAGTGCTGAGGTGAGGGCACGAGTAGAAGCAGCTTATGCAGTTCAGCTTAAACGCCAAGGTAAAGTAAATGCGCGGTTAAATAACAAAGAGATGAACTTGCACTGTGAGTTACCACCTGCAGAGCTGCAGTTTTTAGCCAGAGCCAGTGAAAAGCTGGCGCTATCGCCGCGCTCTTATCATAGAGTAATCAAAGTGGCGCGAACTATTAGTGATTTAAAAGGTGCGCCACAAATCAGTTTAAATGAGCTTAAAGAAGCGCTTAATTATCGGGCATTTGAGCGTTTATTATCGCAGTTAACCCAACACTAA
- a CDS encoding trimeric intracellular cation channel family protein, whose product MTELYHWFDLIGVAVFAISGTLVAYEKKMDGFGVVVLATVTAIGGGTVRDVILDQPVFWLHDQSYFYAILVAVLVTTRLINKQKSIPYYVLQTADAFGLAFFAVMGAQKAQLAGMPDMTVVIMAVITPCFGGLIRDVLARDIPMLLKGELYAITCIAGGIVYTLSINLSLTVEVAMILSMLMTLLLRFSAIKWKIILHVFKYPD is encoded by the coding sequence ATGACTGAACTTTATCACTGGTTTGATTTAATAGGTGTGGCGGTATTTGCTATCTCAGGCACCTTGGTAGCCTATGAAAAGAAAATGGATGGCTTTGGTGTAGTTGTACTTGCAACTGTTACGGCTATTGGCGGCGGTACCGTTCGCGATGTGATACTCGACCAGCCCGTATTTTGGTTACACGACCAAAGCTACTTCTACGCTATTTTGGTGGCGGTTCTGGTTACTACACGACTGATCAATAAGCAAAAATCCATTCCATACTATGTATTGCAAACCGCTGACGCGTTTGGCTTAGCCTTTTTTGCGGTCATGGGAGCGCAAAAAGCGCAATTGGCTGGTATGCCAGATATGACGGTTGTGATTATGGCTGTAATAACCCCCTGTTTTGGTGGGCTTATTCGCGACGTGCTTGCCCGCGATATTCCAATGCTGCTTAAAGGTGAGCTGTATGCTATTACCTGTATTGCTGGTGGCATTGTCTATACATTAAGTATCAACCTATCGTTAACGGTGGAAGTGGCAATGATTCTGAGTATGCTAATGACCTTATTGCTACGCTTTTCGGCGATTAAATGGAAGATTATATTACATGTTTTTAAATATCCTGACTAA